A stretch of the Panicum virgatum strain AP13 chromosome 9N, P.virgatum_v5, whole genome shotgun sequence genome encodes the following:
- the LOC120689467 gene encoding protein trichome birefringence-like 33 — MKVLAVLALVAAAAPFLGAAGQGDGAGPLPFAVGAAPAGCDIGQGEWVRDEAARPWYQEWECPYIQPQLTCQAHGRPDKGYQNWRWQPRGCSLPSFNATMMLEMLRGKRMLFVGDSLNRGQYVSLLCLLHRAIPDGAKSFETVDSLSIFRAKDYDATIEFYWAPMLAESNSDDAVVHRVDDRVIRGAPMDKHSRFWQGAHILVFNSYLWWTAGDKIKILRGADNDLSKDIVEMKAAEAYRLVLHQVVRWLERNADPKNSRAFFVTASPTHTDSSAWGDETEGGNCYNQTTPIGDASYWGSTSREILRVTEEVLATSRVPIGVVNITQLSEYRRDGHTQTYKKQWAEPTPEQRADPRSYADCTHWCLPGVADTWNELLYWKLFFPSNDQAL, encoded by the exons ATGAAGGTCCTCGCCGTGCTagcgctcgtcgccgccgccgcgccgttccTCGGCGCCGCTGGCCAG GGCGACGGGGCCGGGCCGCTGCCGTTCGCGgtgggcgcggcgccggcggggtgcGACATCGGGCAGGGGGAGTGGGTGCGCGacgaggcggcgcggccgtggTACCAGGAGTGGGAGTGCCCCTACATCCAGCCGCAGCTCACGTGCCAGGCGCACGGCCGACCCGACAAGGGCTACCAGAACTGGCGCTGGCAGCCGCGCGGCTGCTCGCTGCCGAG CTTCAACGCGACGATGATGCTGGAGATGCTGCGGGGCAAGCGGATGCTGTTCGTGGGCGACTCGCTGAACCGGGGACAGTACGTGTCCCTGCtgtgcctcctccaccgcgccaTCCCCGACGGCGCCAAGTCGTTCGAGACGGTCGACTCGCTCAGCATCTTCCGGGCCAAGGACTACGACGCCACCATCGAGTTCTACTGGGCGCCCATGCTGGCCGAGTCCAACTCCGACGACGCCGTCGTGCACCGCGTCGACGACCGCGTCATCCGCGGCGCGCCCATGGACAAGCACTCCCGCTTCTGGCAAGGCGCCCACATCCTCGTCTTCAACTCCTACCTCTGGTGGACGGCCGGGGACAAGATCAAGATCCT gaggggcgccgacaACGACTTGAGCAAGGACATCGTGGAGATGAAGGCGGCGGAGGCCTACCGGCTGGTGCTGCACCAGGTGGTCCGGTGGCTGGAGCGCAACGCCGACCCCAAGAACTCGCGGGCCTTCTTCGTCACCGCGTCGCCGACCCACACAGA TAGCTCAGCGTGGGGCGACGAGACGGAGGGCGGCAACTGCTACAACCAGACGACGCCGATCGGCGACGCCTCCTACTGGGGCAGCACGAGCCGGGAGATCCTGCGGGTGACGGAGGAGGTGCTGGCCACGTCGCGGGTGCCCATCGGGGTGGTGAACATCACGCAGCTGTCGGAGTACCGCCGGGACGGCCACACGCAGACCTACAAGAAGCAGTGGGcggagccgacgccggagcaGCGCGCCGACCCCAGGAGCTACGCTGACTGCACGCACTGGTGCCTCCCCGGCGTGGCGGACACCTGGAACGAGCTGCTCTACTGGAAGCTCTTCTTCCCCAGCAACGACCAGGCCCTCTGA